The nucleotide sequence CCGCCGACGCCCAAGCCATGTTGCTGCCCTGATTTTGAACAAAGCCCCCGGCGCGCGTCCCGCCGAGGAAAAAGCATTCACCACCCGATTTTGATTTATTGACCAAGCAAGCGAGCCGTATTCATGGCAGAGAAACGAGTTGCCGTCGTCGGTGGCGGACTGGCCGGGTTGGCCAGCGTGATGAAACTGACCGAACTGGGTGTCAAAGTCGATTTGTTCAGCCTGACGCCGGTCAAGCGTTCCCACAGCGTGTGTGCCCAGGGCGGCATTAACAGCTGTAACGACCAGACGCGCCAGCTGGGCGACAGTGAGTGGAAACACTTCGACGATACTGTGTACGGCGGTGACTTTTTGAACCACCAGCCGCCCGTCAAAGAAATGGCGATGTGGGCGCCCAAGGTGATCGACCTGATGGACCGCTTGGGGGTTCCGTTCAACCGCACCGGCGAAGGCTTCATTGATCGGCGTCGATTCGGCGGAACGCTTTACAAACGCACCGCATTCGCCGGCGCAACTACTGGCCAACAACTGCTTTATGCTCTGGACGAACAGGTCCGGCGTCAGGAAGCCGAGGGCATGGTGCGAAAGTACGAGTTCTGGGATTTCCTGCGTCCGATTTTGGACGAACAAGGCAACTGCCGTGGGATCGTCGCACAAGACATGGTGTCGATGGAAATCCGCAGCTTCCCCGCCGACGCCGCGGTGATGGCAACCGGTGGTTGCGGACTGGTTTACGGCCGCAGCACGATGAGCGTTTTCTGCAACGGCAGTGCCGCCAGCCGCTGTTTCCAAGCGGGTGCGAAATACGCCAACGGTGAATTCATCCAAGTTCACCCGACGGCGATCCCCGGTGCCGACAAGCTGCGTTTGATGAGCGAATCGGCTCGCGGCGAAGGCGGCCGAGTCTGGGTGCCGCGAAAGGCCCAAGACCCGCGTGCTCCGCAAGAAATCCCCGATTCGGATCGCTACTACTTCCTGGAAGAACGGTATCCGGAATACGGCAACTTGGTTCCGCGTGACATCGCGACCCGCGAAATCTTTGACATCTGTGTCAACGAAGGCCTCAGTGTCGAAGACGATCGGATGTGCGTCTACTTGGACCTGACCCATATTCCGGCGGCGGAATTGGATCGCAAGCTGGGCGGCATCCTGGAAATCTACGAAAAATTCCAGGGCGTCGATCCTCGGGTCGAACCGATGAAAATCTTCCCCGCCGTTCACTACAGCATGGGCGGATTGTGGGCCGATTACGTCAAGAGCAGCGATAATGGCCTGGAACCGGGGGCCCCGGAAAACCACATGACCAACATTCCCGGTTTGTATGCGATCGGCGAATGTGATTACCACTATCACGGTGGAAACCGTCTGGGTGCTAATTCGTTACTGTCGTGCATCTTTACCGGTTTGTTTACCGGACCATCGATCGTCAACTACATCGATTCGCAGCCGCACGACGCGGTCTCCCAAGAACTATTGGATTCCGCCCGTCAGGCTGAAGTTGATCGCCA is from Crateriforma conspicua and encodes:
- the sdhA gene encoding succinate dehydrogenase flavoprotein subunit; amino-acid sequence: MAEKRVAVVGGGLAGLASVMKLTELGVKVDLFSLTPVKRSHSVCAQGGINSCNDQTRQLGDSEWKHFDDTVYGGDFLNHQPPVKEMAMWAPKVIDLMDRLGVPFNRTGEGFIDRRRFGGTLYKRTAFAGATTGQQLLYALDEQVRRQEAEGMVRKYEFWDFLRPILDEQGNCRGIVAQDMVSMEIRSFPADAAVMATGGCGLVYGRSTMSVFCNGSAASRCFQAGAKYANGEFIQVHPTAIPGADKLRLMSESARGEGGRVWVPRKAQDPRAPQEIPDSDRYYFLEERYPEYGNLVPRDIATREIFDICVNEGLSVEDDRMCVYLDLTHIPAAELDRKLGGILEIYEKFQGVDPRVEPMKIFPAVHYSMGGLWADYVKSSDNGLEPGAPENHMTNIPGLYAIGECDYHYHGGNRLGANSLLSCIFTGLFTGPSIVNYIDSQPHDAVSQELLDSARQAEVDRHQHLLTGNEGSQENPYLIHQELGDLMTRVATVVRKNDQLSEALVKVDELHQRAMKVNLSDTGGWTNQNVLFAKALQDMFPLAKCILKGALQRDECRGAHYKPDFQKPPLTAEDPAERRRQAEAWCDEFEANNERYLKSTIATWNADTMQPDLTYEDVDTSSIPPRPRLYGLVGADIIEEVWKERAKAKAEAGQYATT